One Piliocolobus tephrosceles isolate RC106 unplaced genomic scaffold, ASM277652v3 unscaffolded_34046, whole genome shotgun sequence genomic window carries:
- the LOC113222722 gene encoding protocadherin alpha-7: RAHKIPVEAVDKGFPPLAGHCTVLVEVVDVNDNAPQLTLTSLSLPVSEDAQPGTVITLISVFDRDFGVNGQVTCSLTPHVPFKLVSTFKNYYSLVLDSVLDRESVSAYELVVTARDGGSPSLWATASVSVEVADVNDNAPAFTQSEYTVFVKENNPPGCHIFTVSARDADAQENALVSYSLVERRVGDRTLSSYVSVHAESGKVYALQPLDHEELELLQFQVTARDAGVPSLSSNVTLQVFVLDENDNAPVLLAPRVGGTGGAVSELVPRSVGSGHVVAKVRAVDADSGYNAWLSYEFQPVAASARIPFRVGLYTGEISTTRALDETDAPRHRLLVLVKDHGEPSLTATATVLVSLVESAQAPKASSRASVGIAGPEVTLMDVNVYLIIAICSVSSLLVLTLLLYTVLRCSAPSSEGACGLVKPTLVCSSAVGSWSFSQQRPQRVCSGEGPPKTDLMAFSPSLPQGPSSSDNVSHK; encoded by the coding sequence AGAGCACACAAGATCCCAGTAGAGGCTGTCGATAAAGGCTTCCCACCACTGGCTGGCCATTGTACAGTTCTTGTGGAAGTTGTGGATGTAAATGACAATGCTCCACAGTTGACTCTCACTTCCTTGTCTCTCCCTGTTTCAGAAGATGCCCAGCCAGGTACAGTTATCACTTTGATTAGCGTGTTTGACCGAGATTTTGGAGTCAATGGACAGGTTACCTGCTCCTTGACGCCCCACGTCCCCTTCAAGTTGGTGTCCACCTTCAAGAATTACTATTCATTGGTGCTGGACAGCGTCCTGGACCGCGAGAGCGTGTCGGCCTATGAGCTGGTGGTGACTGCGCGGGATGGGGGCTCGCCTTCACTGTGGGCCACGGCCAGCGTGTCTGTGGAGGTGGCCGACGTGAACGACAACGCGCCGGCGTTCACGCAGTCCGAGTACACGGTGTTCGTGAAGGAGAACAACCCACCGGGCTGCCACATCTTCACGGTGTCTGCGCGGGACGCGGACGCGCAGGAGAACGCGCTGGTGTCCTACTCGCTGGTGGAGCGGCGGGTGGGCGATCGCACGCTGTCGAGCTACGTGTCGGTGCACGCGGAGAGCGGCAAGGTGTACGCACTGCAGCCGCTAGACCACGAGGAGCTGGAGCTGCTGCAGTTCCAGGTGACCGCGCGCGACGCGGGCGTGCCGTCTCTGAGCAGCAACGTGACGCTGCAGGTGTTCGTGCTGGACGAGAACGACAACGCGCCGGTGCTGCTGGCGCCTCGGGTGGGTGGCACTGGTGGCGCTGTGAGCGAGCTTGTGCCCCGGTCTGTGGGCTCGGGCCATGTCGTGGCGAAGGTACGTGCAGTTGACGCTGACTCAGGCTACAACGCGTGGCTTTCGTACGAGTTTCAACCTGTCGCCGCCAGTGCACGCATCCCGTTCCGCGTGGGGCTGTACACTGGCGAGATCAGCACGACCCGAGCCCTAGATGAGACGGACGCACCGCGCCACCGCCTTCTGGTGCTGGTGAAGGACCATGGGGAGCCCTCGCTGACAGCCACAGCCACCGTGCTGGTGTCGCTGGTGGAAAGCGCCCAGGCACCAAAGGCGTCGTCGCGGGCGTCGGTGGGCATTGCAGGCCCAGAGGTGACACTGATGGATGTCAACGTGTACCTGATCATCGCCATCTGCTCCGTGTCCAGTCTGTTGGTGCTTACCCTGCTGCTGTACACGGTGTTGCGGTGCTCAGCGCCGTCCTCCGAGGGTGCATGTGGTCTGGTAAAGCCCACTCTGGTGTGCTCCAGCGCGGTGGGGAGCTGGTCATTCTCCCAGCAGAGGCCGCAGAGGGTGTGCTCTGGGGAGGGCCCACCCAAGACAGACCTCATGGCCTTCAGTCCCAGCCTTCCTCAGGGTCCCTCCTCTTCAGACAATGTGAGTCATAAATAA